The stretch of DNA atttcagcttttgttaGTGGGTTAACACTACTATTTTAGGATCACTTAATTCAGCCACTGATTATACTCCAAGTCTACAACATGAGATCTCCTACATAATGCTGTAAAGAAAGCATTCCTAAAATTAAATCTCATTCTGGCTGCTTGTCCTTTCccagaagtattttaaatatttccacattGAAAACCAGGTTTATGACAGCAGTTGTATCAACACAGTAATTTCAgttgtgctgctgttcaggaaACATTACCTCTAGAAGGCTTGTTTAGATACTTGGATTTTTTGCCAATATTACCCATGTAGCCTTTATAAACTATGAAGAAAGCAGTATTTAGGGGTTTAGGCTTAGATTCAACAGAAGACTTAGGCATCTTCAACCTTAAACCTGCAACACATGGGTTGCAGACACCAAAACTCTTAGTTATGTGCCTTGTTTTCTACAGAGAAATAGCATAGAGAGGCTGTGCCTGCTGTCTGAAATTCACTTGGGCATACTGCAGAGCAGAACTGCAAACAGCTTCATCTACAGTCAAAAGGATTAGGACTCCATCCAGATATCCTGGAGAGAAACACATACTTGTATTATATACAGCACAAGCAGCCAAGACACATAATGATTAGCTCAGAACTTCTGGAAGGTTTTTTAGCTCATAACAAGTATTCCAAATAAACAGCTCTACATTCAAAAGTCCTGTAGAATTGGCAGTTTCTTAATTTCAACTTGGAAAAAGTTGTGTTGGGTGTAATAAGGAAACCTGGATTTATAGCTAAAGGGCAGCTTCATCTCACCTTTTGAACCGTTCTCACTTTACAGATAGAAATGCATGACCTTGAAGGAGTATGAGCCAAGCTTAATAGTTAATGTCTTACTGCAAAATGGCCTTTCTAATCCCAAACCTACTAGATATTAAATATTAGAATCCAGTGAACATCTAGTTGATTGGGCTACTAATCAGAACTATAATCTTCTGCCATCACGTTTTTTGTACCTCACCAAATAGATTTCATTGCAGACCACGAGACCTTTCCAATAAATGCCATCTAATTAATGGAATGTCTACCAAAAAAGCGATGCAGTAAGTAATACTTCACTGTTTGGAAGCATTTAATCTTACACCTTTGCAAATCCACATATATACTAAGGAGTTGAAGATCATGTACCAAAATGAACttagaacttttttctttctttctgaactgCAACTTCAACACTTAAACTTTGTCTAGCCTTCACCTGGGCATCGGAGTCCCCTTTCAAATCTGACCTTTCAGCCTATTTTCAGCAGTTAGTTCTGGACACTGACATGATTTTAAAGACTGCAGACACACCATTTAAATGAAATGGTGCTGTTTCATAATATTTGAAGTGACCATACTAATTTAGTGCTTTAGTGCAATACTTTGGAATGTGTGATGTTCTATGTTAGTACTTCAACAGCCTAAACTCTTACTTGCTGGACATTAGGTTTAATGAAGATCTCACCATGAACTCTCCAGGTCGGTTTCATTTGCTGTCTTAAAACAGACAGATTGTTGTACGCAAGAACAGCAGCATCTAACGCATTAACTCCTTCCCAAGGATAAGCAGCAGCATGAGAAGCTTTTCCATAGTATTTCACAGTCACGCTAGGAAATAAAAGGCATTGCTTATTTGTTTCtcattcagtgaaaaaaaaaaaatctttgaaatgaaaaagttcCTTTTGTTCACACAAATGTatgttatttaaattttgtgcAGCATAACACCAAACAATTACCTTGCACTAGACTGTTATATAGTTAAACTATCTTTGCAGAAAAACGCTGAAAGATTTCtagaaaaccaacaaaatgtAATGATACCAAGAGCCAGTCAGGCAAGGGAGTTACTGGTAATATATCATTATGTAGCCTTTTCCTGAAGAGTATACTTCTcatatattaattaaatttctcCAATGCTTTTTTTATACTACCTGACTGTTATGAGACTTAAAGTTACTAACACTCTTCTCAGAGGATAACAAACCCTTTTCTCTGATTCAGGATTAGAATCTGAGTATCCTAATTCTCGTCAAATAAAATGTGTACAGTATGTAAAATAGCAAAAGCATGTACGATCACATACAACTCGTGTCTAAATAACAAAAGTCAAGTTTTACAACCATTTATCCAGCCATGACCAGACTAACTCACTTGTACCTCCATCTTGCACAAAGGCCAACTTAACCAGTTATCCTGAAGTGACCTCTTGTGCTCACAACCATGCCACAGCTTCAAGTTAACACCAGCACTTAAATTCTGGATGGTAAAGAGAGAGACAATGCAGTGTACTGTTGCAACAGGAAACATCTCTTACTACTGCTGCAATCCAAATTAAACATGCCTTTTTCCATCTCCACTAATCTTCCAAGACAATCATAGAACCCATTCCCTAGACTAtgagtttcatttaaaatttattatcaTTAAGAAATACAAGGAACTTGTCCATTAATATCCCAAGTATTAGACTGCAGCCCTTCAAATCAACTCGCAAAGATCCCTGGAAATTctcaaaaaaatggaaagaaggcAAAGTACAGCAAAAAGTCATGctgcaatgtttttttccacaagaaacATGtgtttcttattaaaaaaaagttatttcagcaTTCCTTTACTTGTACTTCTTTTGCTACACAAATGTCAGAGACGCTCAGGAAAACCCAACAGATTTTGCAGAACACCCTAAGCCAGTTTAAGAATATCAGCAAAAGAATGTAGATCCTGTTTGACCAACAATAAATAGGCTGATTAAGTGAAGGGCAAGTGAGTAAGAATCAGCAAACTTTGGCATGTATTCACTAGTGTTAATCTTATTTCAGGCACAAGGCAGCTTTCAGAATTGCAGACACGGCAATACTAGCAACTTAGAGATCACCAGTCCTTAAACTCCCTGCAAACAACCAAAGATCAATTACAAATTAGAAAAACTGTCTTTCTACCTTTGAAACCTCATAATTACATAACTGTAATTATGTAATTATGTAACATGACAAACTCAGTATTTCAGGCTTTTGGAGATATTGTTTCACTCAGCACTTCAATTCCACGCCTCCTCCACATTCAAAGGTTTAAAGGCTATCTAGGACTTGCATCCTACTGCAGATCTTGATCTCTGAAGAGATATTTCCAAATGTTACTGTATCAAACTCAAAAGGTTATTGcaagcagaaagacaaaactaCCATTGAAAACTACATCTTGAAGATTATAAATATAGTCTTAAGGTAAAGTAAATGCAAGTTGGGCTAAGTTTTGAAGGAGGTTACAATAACCAGTTAAGACTCTTtagaaaaatgacaaaagaatATAGCAAAGAACTGGCCAGGTAATGAAGATTAACCCTGTTTTACCATTTACCATTCCACTTGGCAGTAACAGAAGCAAATTATCCACTGGAAACAGCCCTAGTAAAAGCAAAGTGGTCAGTAAAATCAAGCATATCAAAGCTGGATGGTAGCACAACAAGCTGAAAACAGTTCCCAGTACACCAAGTCATAAATGAATGGAAAAttagttatttaaataattcagaatttaGTCTGAGACAGCCAAATGTAATACTTGAAAAAACTGTTGCACTGGAGGGAGTTTACTAGCAGGGTCTCTGCAAGGTAAGACCCTGGGATCAGGAATCACGTAACACATAAAATGTAGGAACAAAACCTGCTGGTACTACTGCTGGGACACTATGGAAACAGATGTTTGTAACACCAAAGGAAGAACAACATGGCCTTGCAGACTGGTAGAGCAAGAAAAGAATGAAGCtccaaagtatttaaaaaaaagaatgtacTTAAAGACCAAGCATTTGCCTAAGAGTTGATTGCTTGAAAATGACTGAAGATGAAGTCCCAAAAGGGCCAGCTGTCTCCAAAATTATAAGGAAACACTACGGTCCCTGCATCAGCTGAGTAAGATCTACAGAAATTGCACCTCATGTACTGTATACAATTCTGGGGATGCACATCCAGCAAGGTGTACTTTAAGACAAGTCAAGTGACTCAAAGTACAAGTGAGCCAGTGCTGTCCATGAACATCAGCActaatcagaagaaaacaaggtaTAATTTTCAAAGAGTTACATGGCTGGCAAAAAAGGCAGCTGTGTGAGGGTAGGACTGTTGTCCATCCTTACACTGGGGACAAACACGAAGGAAAGACAGGAACTACTTTGgatcaaaaccaaaaagttgATGTGAGAGTTAACACACACAACATGGCCATGACTAACTTTAGCGTGGAAGTTACTACAGATCCAAACTTCGGTCAGGCTTAGCTGGCCAGTTCTTTTCAAAAGGAGGAAGGCAAGCCTGAAACACCTTCCAAACTGATTAAAATGCACAGTGGACCACATGACTGGCACCCAGGAAAGCACAGAACTGTGACCCTTGAGACCCTGCAGTTGCATCTTTAAATTCTACTTTAACAGATGGCATAATCACAAGCATGTTTAACAGAAACGCCTAAAAACATCAGAACAAATAACGGATTTTTGGGATACATGGAAGATTATCTCAGAGCAGTCAGGGATTTGAGCACTAGGCTGAACACAGCACTTTGAAAGAATGGCTCAGAGTGCCATTCCCTAACAGTAACCTGGCTCCTTAGCTGACTGCAAATACCTTTGTCTGAAGGGCACCTGCAAGGTTCTGGGTTCAGCCACTGCTAAAGCAGGTTCCCTTCTCAGGAAGGGGACAAAAGGCTAGTAACAAACCACCTCTTTCCACCTGAACCCACCCACTCACTCATGCTCGGCCACGTCGGGCAGGTAAGCCGCGTTTTCTTGCGAGGGGTGCGCCATGAAAACCACATCCAGGCCATCGAACGCTCCAGCCTTAATCAGGTCTATTTTGCCTCCTCCTTGCTCTTCCGCGGGCGTCCCCAGCACCGTGAtctgcagcacaaacacacagagagagTCAGGGGCTGTCAGGGAGAGTTCGCCACCGCTCTCCCGGCAGGGCCCTCACCTGCACGGCCACGGGCTCCGCCAGGCTCTCCAGGGCGGCCTTCAGCGCcagcgcggcggcggctcccACCTCGGCGATGAGGTTGTGGCCGCAGGCGTGTCCGAGCTCGGGCAGCGCGTCGTACTCGCACAGGAAGGCCAGGCGGAGCGGGTCCTGTGGGGCCGCCGTGCCCCAGTCGGCGCGAAAAAGCTGTGCCCAGCTTGTAGCGCGGCTGCACGGCCCAGGCGGCGCCGGGCAGGTCCCCGCCGGAGAAGAAGCGGGTCAGGGCGTCGTGCGCCTGGTGCTCCGCGTACGCCAGCTCGGGACGGCTCCAGATGTCGCGGCTCAGCGCACCCAGACGCGCCGCGTTTAGATCCACGCTCTCGCACGCCCGCTGCTTCAGCGCCTCCAACGCGGTGGCGGGACCGCTCTCCGGCGGCTCCTGCGGCTTCATGAGGCCTCGGGAACACCAGTCCCCAGCCGACCCGAACCTGCCGCCCGCACCTACCCTCCGGCCTGCCACCTGCGCTGCCACCCCCTTTTATCGCCTCTGCCGCGCCGCGGGGCGCGATGGGAAATGTAGTTCGTGATCCCGGCCTGGCCTGGAGGCGGCGCCCAGTCGGAACTCCTCGCCCCAGCGTGCCCGGTGTGGCGCCCCCGGCCAGCCAGCGGGGTTTCGTGGGCCCGCCCGTAGCCCGTGCTGGCCGTGCTCCCGGACACCACTCGCTCGCTCGCTCCCCTATTCCCCCGGCAGTGGGATCGCGGAGAGATCGGAAGGATAAAAGGTAGAAGATTCACGAGCTGAGATAGACAGTTCcatagggaaagcaaagcaaggaatgaATTCAGTGCTTCCCCTGGGCGAGTGgatgttcagccatctccaggagagcagggccccatcacaccTAACGGtggcttgggaagacaaacaccatcgCTGCAAACGTTGGCCccattcctccttcttcccctgccttctatactgagcatgatgccacatggtctggaatgtccctttggtcagtcTGGGTCACCTGttctggctgtgtctcctcccaagcacccccagccccctccccagctgcacaaaaatcagaaaaggccttggctctgtgtaagccctgctcagcaataacaaaaacatctctatgtCATCAACCctctgttcagcacaaatccaaaacacagccccatgccagccattgtgaagaaaattaacccCACACCAGCCAAAATCAGCATAAGATATTAGAAAGATAAATTACTTGTTGGAAGAACTGCCTTGTTAAACTTTAGGGCTTGGTGTGCTTTAGTGTTCTCAGACttggtggggagggggtggtGTTAAAAAACCTTGGGAAGAAGAATGTCCCACTGATAGTGGGtacaaagaatgcagaatttacagGCCACAAGGACGTTTGGCAGAACTCCCATGATAAGAAGGAAACTAACAAAGCCAACTcagcaactgtgctgaaatcagctcCAGCTGGGTGAAAGGTAATTCTGGCAGAGGGACATCGTAACCCTCATGGCCCCCTGACTCAAAGGAAGGGAAGGACTGAGCGTGTGGTCTTATTAGCGCAAGAAGAGAGGGACTCACTTAAACTTGACCAATAAAAAATAGAATACTAAGTAATAGGAGAACTATGTAACTTGTAGCCAAGGAACATTAATGCctttgctaaaatgtataaGTAGTGAAGTGTTTTGATAGTCAATTTGCCAGCCAGCACCCCTTCCAGTGCAGAActgtaaataaatcaaataccTGACTCTGTGTGTGGATTGGCCTCTTGCACAGTGGGTGAAAGAACCTAATTTGGACAACATGCTGATGGAACACATGCCTTGTTACACACATGTCTTACCATCATAAGGCCCAGAGATTGCATTCAAGTGAAAGGTCTGCTGTGGCTCTCCTGGGCTTGGAAACACCCTGTCTTCTTtgacatctttatttttttttcaacgAGGAGCCCTGTCTGACTGGATTTCTTTGGGATTTCTTACATTTCTCCAGGATTTCTGCACTCCAGGCCTGTGGGAGCCAACTGATGGGGAGTTTTTAGATACAAGCTACATAGCAAGGAACTTGCCTATTGAACCAACCCATACCTGACAAAAATTGAAGTTAAACAGGACCAAAATGAcaaattctgggtttttttcctttgttcatttAATTACCAGAAACTcccattttattcatttttcctaCTGTATTCTTTCTCCACAACTTTTCTGTCACCTGGAAAGGTGCTTGGGTATGCTGAACTGCGGGTTTCCCCTCTCCACAGAAGATGGAGGAGGTTCTTTACTTAGTGACCAAACCCTACAGGACTCGCAGTGACTCCAAGAAGAGCTCAGGCTCCCATGCCTTACATTTGTCATGAGCTATTTTTACCCTTGCAACATACTACGACAAGAATTATGGTTATGGTCGGTTCTTTCCCTCCACCCTCAAATTCTTCGAAGTGGAATAAAGCCATCCAGCCCAAAACGTGCTGAACTTACTTTGAACTATGGATACATGTTGAACTATCCTTATGGATACATGCAGTAAATACTTGTCAACAGCTGAGAGGGCATATACTCAGCAAAGGATCACGTAATTCAGATATGTTTGCCAAGGGATTTTTAGGGCTGGAAGCCCTTTGGAGCAGGCAGAATGTTCCTGAGGATAGTGCCAGGCCAACATTCTTTAGGAACAATCACTCTAGGCATACATCAAACTCAATCACTTTTGCACTCATGGAAAAAGCTGACTCCCACTTTTAgtgaggagggggaaaaaaaactcgtgtatttttttcttccccagtaCCTGATTCCTTGAGGCACTACTGTTCCCTGTATagttttgtatttcttcaaTAAAAACACAAGGTCCAGTTGAACTTGCACAGATTCATCTGGGACACTCCATAGCTTTACATACCTGATCAGTAGTGTGGCATTACAGCTGAGGATGCCGAGCCTCAGAGCCACAGCTAACAGGAATGGTAAGGCTTAGCCACGGAGCAAATTGCACTGTGGCAGCTGCCTCCAAACAAACTGTCTGCTTCTTTGGAGGACTGAAGAAGGAGTAGAGAATGCACAGGAATGCCAGCATCTGAAAGTGGGACAAAGTTAGCTCTGGCTCATCCAGGAAAATTTAGCATGCATGGGGAACAGCTAAATTACTTTTAGGGATTATGTTATCTGCTCACAGCTTGCggttttcttttccaactgAGATATCTCAGATAATCAGAGGGTTGAATTACTAATGTGACCACTGTCTCAATTGCTTGAAATTAACCTTTAGGATATACTTGGAATCCTCTGTGTCTGCTGTGAGGATTTGTGAAGCATGCAGCAGTAAGATATccattaattttataaatttaagCATCACGGAGTTTACGCCAGCTTGAGAGTTCCAATTTGCATGTTTGAAAACTGGTAATATGTATCATATTCAGTGTTAATATCAGTTAACACAGTAATGGATATGTTATTTTGGTATGTTCCATTTCACAATCCCAGATAATTTGCACGCTCTGTGTTCAACCTCCAAGTGTGGTTCCTTGAGAGGAACTTGCTGTCCGGGAGAGTTTACCTCCGTACCTCCTGGAAtgtattcctgctgctgcttctcttgtgTGGGTCCAGCAACCATGTTGTTTTCAATGAACTAGTTCAGTCAGTAAAAATctgctcagaaaagaaaaatggatatttttcatCTGGAAATGGTTTAACAAGACACACAATAGGTCTCTGCTTCCGAAAGTTCACAGTTCCACCATGATTTTCCCTTACCCAGCCAAGAATTTGTGCCACTCACTAGGCTGCCTTTGGCATTTGGTGGACCTTTACCTCAGCTACTGCAATTCACTAAAATGGCACAAAAATAGCTTATTCAAAACATTGGGTAATTTCCTACTGGTTTAGTGAGTTAAATTGGGCAAAGATGCACAAAGAGCCAGGACAGAGCTGTAGTGAGACTAGGTGTGTGGAAGCATGAGCTGCTCAGCAAGCTCAGCCACTCTGATAAATCCTAccctgacagagctgctgggagcatcACTGTCGAGGACAGCCcatagaagtaaaaataaacacagctgcagcatATATTAAACCAAAGTGGGGGGCTTGGTTGTgagcaaagcaaagaaacatCTTCACATAAGCTGAAGACTAAGCAAGGGCACAAGAATTTTTAATCTGGCACAATAAAAACAGTGCTGTGACTCTTGAACACAGACCAGTTCaggaaagacaaaggaaaaggtgTGAAGTACTTTTATTCATAAGCAACAGATGCATGTTAATGAGGCTTCCATTCCTTTAATGAAGAACCTCTGCACTCCTAttcttgttccttttctgtctcccttcagtgtgtgttgtttttgtggaaaaaacacTGGATATTTACCCCAGAGACAGGATGGTACCTATCAAATTAGcaatcattttctttctccttataTTAGAAAACTTCAGTTCTCACTTATTACACtatcatgttttttcttttaatttaggAGAAGGCACCAGTCTTTTAACCTTTTATGCCAATTTGAAAATTCATTGTATATcttcaggaggaagaaaacatttacattCAGTACCTTCATTTTCTGTAGGTTGTGCCTTGGGTCTTGGTTGCAAGAATGTTGTATTTATAGTCAATCTAAATTATAAGtctacaaaatgaaaaacatataACCATAATATGTTGCTTTCTatgacagaggaaaaatattggtccatttttaaaaaacaaggtaaaaagTACTATGGTGATATTTTGACTGTGCTAAACAAATTATAATAAGAGTATTAGACCGTTTAAAATACTGTTACTATATAGAGGAGATAGAATCCAGGCAACACTTCTTTGCGAAGAGCAAGAATTGCGCATATATTTGTTCATAAATAAACAAGAACAAACCTCACAGCTGCTAATTCAATTCATATTCCTGGAATCAAACTGTAAACAAAtgcttgtatttttgttttggaaggtgGATGAAGTTCAGTAGCTTTCCATTGGTCTAAAAGAAGGAACATCTGTTGTGGCCATAAAAAACTGGATGATCAAGTTTACCACATCCCACATTAGCAACATTAGGCATTGAGGTTGAAATACAGATCAAACTGAACTTGGTGAAAGTTTTGCTATTAAATTCTGGGTGGCCTGGATTTCAAGCCAAAATCCAAAGCTTTAAATACAATAGTGCAGTGAGTACTAAAAACAAAAGTAGGCTGTTGCTGTGTGTAGGAGCTATACACTGGCTTGCCTAAGATAACATTCCAGCCTGGTTTACAAACAGCTTTAAATTAGGAAGTACGTATCCAGACATACAATGCTACAACAGTGAATCCtatgtttaaaaagaaagcatgatAAGGGCTGCTTTGGTCTGATCACAGTATCAATATCAACAGAGagcaaaagaattttaaggAACTCAGGAAGAGAAACAGCTTAAGTCGCTGAAGCATACTGCCTCTTTCAGCCGTTACTGGATCAAGGATGCCACTATACGT from Corvus cornix cornix isolate S_Up_H32 chromosome 3, ASM73873v5, whole genome shotgun sequence encodes:
- the PM20D2 gene encoding LOW QUALITY PROTEIN: peptidase M20 domain-containing protein 2 (The sequence of the model RefSeq protein was modified relative to this genomic sequence to represent the inferred CDS: deleted 1 base in 1 codon), encoding MKPQEPPESGPATALEALKQRACESVDLNAARLGALSRDIWSRPELAYAEHQAHDALTRFFSGGDLPGAAWAVQPRYKLGTAFRADWGTAAPQDPLRLAFLCEYDALPELGHACGHNLIAEVGAAAALALKAALESLAEPVAVQITVLGTPAEEQGGGKIDLIKAGAFDGLDVVFMAHPSQENAAYLPDVAEHDVTVKYYGKASHAAAYPWEGVNALDAAVLAYNNLSVLRQQMKPTWRVHGVIKNGGVKPNIIPSYTELEFYLRAPSRKELSVLTEKVENCFKSAALATGCKVEIKGGENDYYNVLPNKSLQKIYKENGKKLGIDFISEDAVLNGLSGSTDFGNVTFVVPGLHPYFYIGSDALNHTEQYTEAAGSQTAQFYALRTAKALAMTALDVIFKPGLLEEVREDFREVKLKEEEQVNPVEPKKGSGVGVGVCASH